The following proteins are encoded in a genomic region of Paenibacillus sp. FSL H3-0469:
- a CDS encoding exonuclease SbcCD subunit D produces the protein MRILHTGDWHLGRTLEGRSRQKEQEQFVDELVEIADSSGADLILMAGDVYDSVNPPAAAEQLFYDAAARLTAGGRPLVVISGNHDQPERVASVSPLVRRQGITLVGMPTSEPVTVHAARTGEVAKIAALPYPSEARLGELLAGDSGEAELRLAYSARVGRLMNLLGREFTPETVNLAMSHIYVLGGVESDSERPIQVGGAYTVDPSALSCGAQYTALGHLHRAQRVKGDGMIRYSGSPLAYSFSEAGQAKSVAMIDVAPGGEPVFEEIYLSCGRPLVNWKSTGGLQEVYGWLDEGRDAGAFIDLELRLTEAMSMNDIQRLRKSREGIVHIRPIYPQMEQELEEMSRSRMPVQELFRRFYQRQTGGAEPDDSLIALFLELAEEERHEAAEGEEN, from the coding sequence ATGCGCATATTGCATACGGGCGACTGGCATCTGGGCCGGACACTGGAGGGCCGGAGCCGGCAGAAGGAGCAGGAGCAGTTCGTGGATGAGCTGGTGGAGATTGCCGATTCCTCCGGGGCGGATCTGATTCTGATGGCGGGGGATGTCTACGATTCGGTGAATCCTCCGGCTGCGGCGGAGCAACTGTTCTATGACGCGGCGGCCAGACTGACGGCAGGCGGCCGTCCGCTGGTGGTTATCTCGGGCAATCACGACCAGCCGGAGCGCGTAGCTTCCGTGTCTCCGCTTGTCCGCAGACAGGGGATTACGCTCGTCGGAATGCCGACTTCGGAACCGGTCACGGTGCATGCTGCCAGAACTGGCGAGGTTGCCAAAATCGCTGCGCTCCCTTACCCCTCCGAAGCCCGGCTGGGCGAGCTGCTTGCCGGAGACAGCGGAGAGGCTGAGCTGCGGCTGGCTTACAGCGCCCGGGTCGGGCGGCTGATGAATCTGCTTGGACGCGAGTTCACCCCGGAGACCGTTAACCTGGCAATGAGCCATATCTATGTCCTGGGCGGCGTGGAGAGCGACTCCGAACGGCCAATTCAGGTCGGCGGCGCCTATACCGTTGATCCATCGGCACTCTCTTGCGGCGCGCAATATACGGCACTTGGGCATCTTCACCGCGCCCAGCGGGTCAAAGGCGACGGGATGATCCGCTACAGCGGCTCCCCGCTGGCTTACAGCTTCTCCGAAGCCGGTCAGGCCAAGTCGGTGGCCATGATTGATGTCGCACCGGGCGGGGAGCCGGTGTTCGAGGAGATTTATCTTTCCTGCGGGCGGCCGCTGGTGAACTGGAAGTCCACAGGCGGATTGCAGGAGGTCTACGGCTGGCTGGATGAGGGCAGGGACGCCGGGGCATTTATTGATCTGGAGCTGCGGCTAACCGAGGCCATGTCTATGAATGATATCCAGCGGCTGCGCAAGTCACGGGAAGGCATTGTCCATATCCGGCCAATCTATCCGCAGATGGAGCAGGAGCTGGAAGAGATGTCCCGCTCCCGCATGCCGGTACAGGAGCTGTTCCGCAGGTTCTATCAGCGCCAGACCGGCGGTGCGGAGCCGGATGACAGTCTGATCGCACTTTTCCTGGAGCTGGCTGAAGAAGAGCGGCATGAAGCTGCGGAAGGGGAGGAGAACTGA
- a CDS encoding histidine triad nucleotide-binding protein: METVFSKIIEGVIPSKKVFENERILAFHDIEPAAPVHVLIIPKKYIASMNEVTTEDLPLIGEIHAVAQQLAAELGIAGTGYRLINNCGPDSGMAVPHLHFHLLGGAKLGALTGNSSSHA, translated from the coding sequence ATGGAAACTGTATTCAGCAAAATAATCGAAGGTGTAATCCCGTCCAAAAAAGTGTTCGAGAATGAGCGGATTCTGGCGTTCCACGATATTGAGCCTGCCGCCCCTGTGCATGTGCTGATTATCCCGAAGAAATACATCGCTTCCATGAATGAGGTTACAACTGAGGATCTGCCGCTGATTGGCGAGATTCATGCCGTAGCACAGCAGCTTGCCGCAGAGCTCGGAATTGCCGGTACCGGCTACCGGCTGATTAACAATTGCGGCCCGGACAGCGGGATGGCAGTGCCGCATCTGCATTTTCATCTGCTGGGCGGAGCCAAGCTTGGTGCCCTTACCGGGAACTCCAGTTCTCATGCCTAA
- the rpsU gene encoding 30S ribosomal protein S21: MSETKVRKNETIDAALRRFKRSIAKDGVLAEVKKRKHYEKPSVKRKKKSEAARKRKF, encoded by the coding sequence GTGTCTGAAACGAAAGTTCGCAAAAACGAGACAATTGATGCTGCACTTCGTCGCTTTAAACGTTCCATTGCTAAGGATGGTGTCTTGGCTGAGGTGAAGAAACGCAAGCATTATGAGAAGCCAAGCGTAAAGCGCAAGAAGAAGTCTGAGGCTGCTCGTAAGAGAAAGTTTTAG
- a CDS encoding AAA family ATPase, producing MKPILLKLSGLQSYRAEQEIDFASLTETGLFGIFGPTGSGKSSLLDAITLAMYGKVERAVNGTQGIMNHSEDQLSVAFTFELNSSSGARRYRVERKFKRTGEQSVSNTISRFIEVKADGDLVMADKLAEVTRCVEEHIGLKMDDFTRAVVLPQGKFAEFLSLRGVDRRQMLQRLFHLEQYGDGLALKLSRRVKENEAALRALEAEQQGLGSAGKADVEAAAVRVQEAIRHAADCRKRLTEAAERAERFVRIRELQEERTRRESQRQGLLAQEEQILLLEQKLGKADEAERRLPALKAWRSAEEAWKARAQRAGGLEALAAAAVQEAAAGAEAEAAAQAALSAGEPALREEEGRYRRALELEAELSTLHSERAALQARRGEAARSLAAGRESLARERELLARGQKKQHELQQSLQPLAVRSQERQSLQEAMQRLQGLRSAEAQRESAERERQGRAAVLAAAEARLAAAGSRRQALDAGRGELLAAAALHQEELRTAEGAAGDAAGRLEAHISALEAALKEQEVHRLSQALAGELQEGVPCPVCGSEHHPSPALQQEQGDSEELDNRLRHVRAQARQALETRHLLRSLLEQDSSWLAGLAGGASEEALHQSAAGAAGAEPAADKTASISFHAAPAPKRSSSSGSDAGPVTLSNSESHTAFGSLDTPESIEATKRSSSSGSYTASDTPNSSGFHAEPDSVSTPQSTGSQATGQLPDEQALSVLDGRLSALNDQLAALKSRSAELRRAASDWQRSLQELEQVYHKEAAGAEAEKTWLQGLSAKAEELAASAGKLREEWSRLFPELAPEEAERTYQEMLGKDERAEEIRSRLEISVKFLDEKNLAVQTLNEQLAGLDKELAQWDAQLEGKEALARDKEQRLREGTGGQPARELLAACERRLLELQTALERSRQEHRRAADKAQQQTREAAVARQAAESAQEHYTAAAAQWEESLQSSPFASAAEVEASSLETGERAQAAERVKSYREEEAECLLQLRSIEEKLAGAVLSSEEWQESQDALLRCKEEDEASLQARARAERDLEDLQQRHIRWVELEDKRAGHAAMQERLSKLQTVLRGNAFVEYIAEEQLMQVCQAASQRLRFLSKQRYALEVDSGGGFVIRDDGNGGVRRPVSTLSGGETFLTSLSLALALSAQIQLRGQYPLQFFFLDEGFGTLDPDLLDTVITSLERLHNDQLSVGIISHVPELRARLPRKLIVVPAEQGGGGSTILLEKM from the coding sequence TTGAAGCCGATATTGTTGAAATTATCCGGGCTGCAGAGTTACCGGGCGGAGCAGGAAATTGATTTTGCCAGTCTGACCGAGACGGGGCTGTTCGGGATCTTCGGTCCGACGGGCAGCGGTAAATCCAGTCTGCTGGACGCGATTACACTGGCGATGTACGGCAAAGTGGAGCGCGCCGTGAACGGAACCCAGGGAATTATGAACCATTCCGAGGACCAGCTCAGCGTGGCCTTCACCTTCGAGCTGAACTCCTCTTCCGGGGCGCGGCGCTACCGCGTGGAACGGAAGTTCAAACGCACCGGGGAGCAGTCGGTCAGCAATACGATCAGCCGGTTCATCGAGGTCAAGGCGGACGGCGATCTTGTGATGGCCGACAAGCTGGCCGAGGTTACGCGCTGTGTCGAAGAGCACATCGGGCTGAAGATGGACGATTTCACCCGGGCTGTTGTGCTGCCGCAGGGCAAATTCGCCGAGTTCCTGTCGCTGCGTGGCGTGGACCGCAGGCAGATGCTCCAGCGTCTGTTCCATCTGGAACAGTACGGCGACGGGCTGGCACTGAAGCTGAGCCGCCGCGTCAAGGAGAACGAGGCGGCGCTGCGCGCTCTGGAAGCCGAGCAGCAGGGGCTGGGCAGCGCGGGCAAGGCAGATGTGGAAGCGGCCGCCGTCCGTGTGCAGGAGGCGATCCGTCATGCGGCGGACTGCCGTAAGCGTCTCACGGAGGCTGCGGAGCGCGCCGAGCGCTTCGTCCGCATCCGCGAGCTGCAGGAGGAACGGACCCGCCGCGAGTCGCAGCGGCAGGGTCTGCTGGCCCAGGAGGAGCAGATCCTCCTCCTGGAGCAGAAGCTCGGCAAGGCGGACGAGGCCGAGCGCAGATTGCCCGCGCTAAAGGCTTGGCGCAGCGCGGAGGAGGCCTGGAAGGCCCGGGCGCAGCGCGCCGGGGGCCTTGAGGCCTTGGCCGCCGCCGCCGTGCAGGAGGCGGCGGCCGGGGCGGAAGCGGAAGCAGCGGCCCAGGCCGCGCTGTCCGCAGGCGAGCCGGCCCTCCGCGAGGAGGAGGGCCGCTACCGGCGCGCGCTGGAGCTGGAGGCCGAGCTCAGCACGCTGCACAGCGAGCGGGCGGCGCTGCAGGCGCGCCGCGGGGAAGCCGCCCGGTCCTTAGCCGCCGGACGGGAGAGCCTGGCCCGGGAGCGTGAGCTTTTGGCCCGCGGCCAAAAGAAACAGCACGAGCTGCAGCAGAGCCTGCAGCCGCTGGCGGTCCGCTCCCAGGAGCGGCAGTCTCTGCAGGAAGCCATGCAGAGACTGCAGGGACTGCGTTCTGCCGAGGCCCAGCGGGAATCGGCAGAACGTGAGCGCCAGGGCCGCGCGGCGGTGCTCGCGGCAGCGGAAGCGCGGCTGGCCGCCGCCGGGTCCCGGCGGCAGGCGCTGGATGCCGGGCGCGGGGAGCTGCTGGCCGCCGCCGCCCTGCACCAGGAAGAGCTGCGGACGGCCGAAGGGGCAGCGGGAGACGCTGCCGGCCGCCTGGAGGCGCACATCAGCGCGCTGGAGGCTGCGCTGAAGGAGCAGGAGGTTCACCGGCTCTCACAGGCGCTCGCCGGTGAACTCCAGGAAGGGGTTCCCTGCCCGGTATGCGGCAGCGAGCATCACCCCTCCCCTGCGCTTCAGCAGGAGCAGGGGGACTCTGAGGAGCTGGACAATAGGCTCCGCCATGTCCGCGCTCAGGCCCGTCAGGCGCTGGAGACGCGCCATCTGCTGCGCAGCCTGCTGGAGCAGGACAGCTCGTGGCTCGCTGGGCTAGCGGGAGGCGCATCTGAAGAGGCGCTGCACCAGTCCGCCGCTGGCGCCGCCGGGGCAGAGCCGGCTGCGGACAAGACGGCAAGCATTTCGTTCCACGCCGCACCCGCACCCAAGCGCTCAAGCAGTTCCGGCTCGGATGCCGGACCTGTCACTCTCAGCAATTCCGAGTCCCACACCGCTTTCGGTTCCTTAGACACTCCGGAGTCTATTGAGGCTACCAAGCGCTCAAGCAGTTCCGGCTCTTATACAGCATCAGACACTCCTAATAGTTCCGGCTTCCACGCCGAACCTGATTCGGTAAGCACCCCGCAGTCTACCGGCTCCCAGGCAACCGGGCAGCTTCCGGATGAACAAGCCTTATCCGTGCTGGATGGCCGGTTGTCTGCCTTGAATGATCAGCTGGCCGCACTCAAAAGCCGCTCTGCAGAGCTGCGCCGTGCGGCTTCGGACTGGCAGCGTTCCCTGCAGGAGCTGGAGCAGGTGTATCACAAGGAGGCAGCGGGTGCTGAAGCAGAGAAGACCTGGCTGCAGGGGCTGTCTGCCAAGGCAGAGGAGCTGGCTGCTTCAGCCGGCAAGCTAAGGGAAGAATGGAGCCGTCTCTTCCCGGAGCTTGCCCCGGAGGAAGCGGAGAGAACGTATCAGGAGATGCTCGGCAAGGATGAACGCGCTGAAGAGATTCGCAGCCGGCTGGAGATCAGCGTCAAGTTCCTGGACGAGAAAAACCTCGCTGTGCAGACGCTGAACGAGCAACTGGCCGGATTGGATAAGGAGCTGGCGCAGTGGGATGCGCAGCTTGAAGGCAAGGAGGCACTTGCCCGCGATAAAGAGCAGCGCCTGCGCGAAGGGACCGGCGGCCAGCCTGCCAGGGAGCTGCTGGCCGCCTGTGAACGCAGGCTGCTGGAGCTGCAGACTGCGCTGGAACGCAGCCGGCAGGAACACCGCCGGGCAGCGGATAAGGCGCAGCAGCAGACCCGCGAAGCTGCGGTAGCCCGCCAGGCGGCAGAATCGGCGCAAGAGCATTATACCGCCGCTGCCGCCCAGTGGGAGGAGAGTCTGCAGTCTTCGCCGTTTGCTTCGGCCGCAGAGGTGGAAGCCTCATCTCTGGAGACTGGAGAACGGGCACAGGCCGCTGAACGTGTGAAGTCCTACCGCGAAGAGGAGGCGGAGTGCCTGCTGCAGCTGCGGAGTATTGAGGAGAAGCTGGCTGGAGCTGTGCTCAGCAGTGAAGAATGGCAGGAGAGCCAGGACGCGCTGCTGAGGTGCAAAGAGGAGGATGAAGCCTCGCTTCAGGCCCGTGCGCGGGCAGAGCGGGATCTGGAGGATCTGCAGCAGCGCCATATCCGCTGGGTAGAGCTGGAGGACAAGCGGGCTGGACATGCCGCGATGCAGGAGCGTCTATCCAAGCTGCAGACCGTGCTGCGCGGCAATGCTTTTGTGGAGTATATTGCTGAAGAACAGCTGATGCAGGTGTGCCAGGCTGCGTCACAGCGTCTACGGTTCCTAAGTAAGCAGCGTTATGCGCTGGAGGTGGATTCAGGCGGCGGCTTCGTCATCCGGGATGACGGGAACGGCGGCGTAAGACGTCCGGTGTCCACGTTATCCGGGGGAGAGACCTTCCTGACCTCCCTGTCGCTGGCGCTTGCCCTGTCAGCCCAGATTCAACTGCGCGGACAATATCCGCTGCAATTCTTTTTCCTGGATGAGGGCTTTGGTACGCTGGACCCGGATCTGCTCGACACCGTCATCACTTCACTGGAGAGACTGCATAATGACCAGTTGTCCGTGGGCATCATCAGCCATGTTCCCGAGCTTCGGGCCCGGCTGCCGCGCAAGCTGATTGTGGTTCCTGCAGAGCAGGGCGGCGGGGGTTCAACCATTCTTTTGGAAAAAATGTGA